From a region of the Gossypium raimondii isolate GPD5lz chromosome 10, ASM2569854v1, whole genome shotgun sequence genome:
- the LOC105775970 gene encoding uncharacterized protein LOC105775970, translated as MQLPPFLSCSQPMAVVSSNSIPSLTLGSLSQLGRRSLGCPSLSLKLTHLSNSSLHCSLNVPENTHEDTPMEKRFPPYPTVMDINQIRERLPHRFPFLLVDRIIEYKPGVSVVGIKNVTINDNFFPGHFPERPIMPGVLMIEAMSQVGGAVILEPDVKGTSGEVFFLARVDKVRFRKPVIPGDTLVMRMTLMKMHKRFGVAKLEGKAYVGSELVCEGEFLMATGSDPQARFLYP; from the exons ATGCAACTTCCACCTTTCCTCAGCTGCTCTCAACCAATGGCGGTAGTTTCCTCCAACAGCATCCCATCTTTAACCCTCGGCTCACTGAGTCAACTCGGAAGGCGTTCGCTCGGATGTCCATCACTCTCTCTAAAACTCACCCACCTCTCTAATTCATCTCTTCATTGCTCGTTAAATGTACCTGAAAACACACATGAGGACACCCCGATGGAGAAAA ggTTCCCACCTTATCCTACTGTTATGGACATTAATCAAATAAGAGAAAGATTACCACACAG gTTCCCATTTTTGTTGGTGGACAGAATAATAGAATATAAACCAGGCGTTTCAGTTGTTGGTATAAAGAATGTGACTATAAATGATAACTTTTTTCCTGGCCATTTCCCTGAGAGGCCTATAATGCCCGGTGTTCTTATGATTGAG GCAATGTCACAAGTTGGAGGAGCAGTTATTCTGGAACCCGATGTGAAGGGAACTTCTGGGGAAGTTTTCTTTTTGGCCAGAGTCGACAAAGTGAGGTTTCGGAAACCGGTCATTCCCGGAGATACTTTGGTTATGAGGATGACACTTATGAAGATGCATAAGCGATTTGGAGTAGCAAAGCTTGAAGGGAAAGCGTATGTTGGGAGTGAGTTGGTATGCGAAGGCGAGTTCCTGATGGCCACCGGTAGTGATCCACAAGCTCGATTTCTTTATCCTTAA